AATTTTGCAGGAATGGTCTTTAAATTTTAGGGAAAACGTGTAGAATAACGTTATCAATAAGGGGAGTGACGCATGGACTGGCAGAAAGAGGCAGAGAAAAGAAAAGATCACATGATCAGTGAATTGAAAGAGCTATTGTCGATTCCGAGCGTACTGGCAGATCCTGCAGAAGATGCTCCATTCGGAAAAGACGTGAAACAGGCTCTTGACTGGTTTTTAGAGAAGGGCCGGTCAAACGGCTATCACACGAAAAATACAGGCAATAAGGCGGGGCATCTTGAAACGGGCGAAGGCGATGAGCTAGTAGGTATTCTCGGCCATGTCGATATAGTGCCGGCCGGTACCGGATGGACGAAGCCGCCCTTTGCAGGGACTGAAGAAGATGGCCGGCTGTATGGCCGCGGGGCAATTGATGATAAAGGGCCAACGATAGCAGCCTGGACAGCGTTACAGATGGTGAAGGAATCAGGAGCTGAGTTTGATAAGCGGGTCCGGCTGATTATTGGAACAGATGAAGAAAGCGGATTCCGCTGCATGGACCGGTATTTCGAAACGGAAGAAATGCCGGGGACCGGATTTGCGCCGGATGCGGATTTTCCAATCATCAATGCGGAAAAAGGCATTGCAGGTCTTGTGTTTTCCCAATTGCGGCTGAAACGGCCGGATAGGCTGATTTCATTCCGTTCAGGTGAGCGGACGAATATGGTGCCGGATGAAGCGGTCGCTGTACTGAAAGGGACTGCAGATGAATTCCGAGAGTCATTCGGGCATTTCTGCGAAGCGGAAGGGATAACAGGGGAAGTGGCGGAAACGGATGATATCGTGACGTTGACCGCCCACGGAAAGTCGGCACACGCCATGGAACCGGATGACGGTAAAAATGCCGGCCTCATTCTCGCAGCTTATTTGAATGGGAAACTGACGGATGATGGGCAGCGCTTTGTCGGATTCCTGACTGACTCCTTTTATGGGGATTCAAGAGGCCGTGCCCTTGGCTTCAATTACACCGATGAAGCATCCGGAGATGTTACACTCAATCCCGGTGTAATCCGCTATCAGCGCGGGAGTATCGGTACAGTTGAAGTGAGTTTCCGCTATTCGGTGACGTTCCCGTTCGATCAGCGGATCCACAGTTTTGTGCCGGCTGAGTTTGCGCTGGATATTAAATCGAATTCCCTGCCGCATCATGTAGATGAAAATGACCCGTTTATCCGCACGCTTCAGCGTGTATATGAAAAGCAAACGGGAAAAACCGCCGAGCTCCTTGCAATCGGCGGAGGCACATACGCCCGTGTGCTTGATAAAGGTGTCGCGTTCGGTATGCTTTTCCCGGGGGAAGCGGATGTAGCCCATCAGCCGGATGAATTTGTTGATATTGAGAACCTGGTGAAAGCAACAGCAATCTATGCAGAAGCGATTTATGAGCTGGCCTGCAAAAAATGATGAAAGAAGGCAATGCGGATGAATTGGATTTTATTGGACGATCAGCTGGTTAAAGAGGAACAAGTGAATATTTCAAAAGAAGACAGAGGCTACCAGTTTGGCGATGGCGTTTATGAAGTGATTCGGATTTATGAAGGTGATCTGTTCACCGGACAAGAACATATCGATCGGTTCTACGAGAGTGCACAAAAAATCCGCCTTGTCATTCCATATACAAAAGATGTTCTGCAAAAAATGGTCCATGAACTTGTGGAAGCCAATGAAGTCATAAACGGGTATGTTTATATGCAGATCACCCGCGGAGCTTCACCGCGTCAGCATCAATTCCCGGAACAGGGTCAACCGGTGCTGACAGGCTATACAAAACTGATGGAACGCCCAATTGAGCTTATGCGCAACGGCGTCCATGCAAAATTCGTCGAAGATGTCCGCTGGCTGCGCTGTGACATCAAGAGTCTGAATTTACTCGGCAATGTGCTGGCAAAACAAGAAGCGATGGAAAATGACTGTTATGAGGCTGTGCTGCACCGGGGGGAGACGGTTACGGAAGGATCTTCCTCGAATGTCTACGGCATTAAAGATGGTGTAATCTACACACATCCTGCGGATAATCATATTTTAAACGGGATTACCCGCCGGGAAATCATTGCGGTATGCGCTGAACTCGGGATTCCATTTGAGGAAAAAGCATTTACCAAAGAGGCCGCACATACAATGGATGAGTTGTTCATTTCTTCAACGACGGCTGAAGTGCTGCCGGTGACCGTGTTGGATGCTCAGCCTATTGGAGACGGCACTCCCGGTGAAACAACCCGGAGACTTCAGCAAGCATTTGAACGGAGACTGGGATTGAAAGAATCGGCACTCGCGTGAAATGGTCGCCGGCTCCCGTAGAGGAGCCGGTTTTTTACATACTGCAGGAATTGGAATTGTTTGAATTTGTTATGACAGAGACACAAATGATAAACTGAGAGCGGGTGATTTTTATGTCCAGTCATTATTTTATCGGGATCCGGCTGCCGGAAGAGACGGCAGCCAGTCTGGCGCTGCAGCGGGACAGCTGGCGGCTTCGATCACATAAGCAGCTTCCGCCGGCCGAAGATCTGCATATTACGCTTGTTTATATCGGCGCGGATCCGAACGATGAATTACCGGATGTGCTGCAGGCACTGGAAGCGGTCGATATGGCTGCTTTCGAAGTGACCGTCAGCGGAGCCGGTACCTTCGGCAACCCGGCAACTCCGCGTGTCATTTATGCAGATGTGCAGGAAAATCCGCATCTTCGGGAACTTCAGCGACAAGTGGAAGCGGCGCTCGAACCGTTCAGCCTGCGGCCAGATAAACGTCCTTTTGTGCCGCATATCACGCTCGCGAAAAAATGGAAAGGCAACGACCCGCTTACAGAACCGCTTACGATTGGGATCGAGCGATTCACTGTCAGCGAATTTTCGCTCTTTCAGGTTCATTTAGACAAGAGACCCCGGTATGAAGCGGTCCGGACTTACGAATTAAGTGAAAACGCATCAAAATGAAAGTAAAAGTGAGGAAAGCTGTATGAGATTACGCAATAAACCAAGGGCCGGTGCTGTCATCGGTGACCATCCGAATATCGTGATTCCGGAGCCGGAGAACCATAAAGGCAAATGGAATGAGGTATTCGGCAATCAGCATCCGATCCACATCGAAGTCGGTATGGGGAAAGGCCAGTTTGTACTTGGCATGGCAAAGGCCAATCCGGACATCAATTACATCGGCATCGAATTATACGACAGCGTTTTGCTATCTGCACTCGAGCGGATTTTGGACGAGGAGGAGGAAGTGCCGAATCTGCGGCTGCTTAATGTGAATGCGCAGGATATGAGTGATTTCTTCGGCAAAGGCGATATCAGCCGAGTGTACTTGAACTTCTCAGATCCATGGCCGAAGAACCGGCATGCCAAACGCCGATTGACCCATGAAAATTTTCTTGACTTGTACGAGCAGATTCTGCCGGAAGAAGCGGAGATTCACTTCAAGACGGATAATCGCGGCCTGTTTGAATATTCACTTGTCAGCATGTCACAATACGGCCTGATTCTGCAGGATGTGTCACTCGATCTGCATGCAAATGAGCCGGAGGGCAACGTCATGACAGAATATGAAGAAAAGTTCTCGAAGAAAGGCCAGCCGATTTACCGGCTGGAGGCGAAATATCCGAAGCGTTCATCATAAGGGGGAATGGGTATGGAGAAGTTCGATTTTCACGGAATGACATTGACATGGCTGAATGGCGGCGATACGTTCATGGACGGGGGTGCCATGTTCGGTGTTGTGCCAAAACCGCTGTGGTCCCGGAAATATCCGGTGAATGATAAAAACCAGATTGAATTGCGCTGTGATCCGATTCTGATCCAGAAAGACGGACGGAATATTCTGGTCGAATCAGGAGCGGGCACCGGGAAGCTGAATGACAAACAGCTTCGGAATTACGGAGTGACGGATCAGTCCAAGCTCGAGGACAGCCTGGCTGAGTTGAATTTAACACCTGAAGACATCGATGTTATCCTTATGACGCATATGCATTTTGATCATGCAGGCGGCCTGACAAAAAAAGTCGGGGACAGCTTCGTTTCAGCATTTCCGAATGCGGAAATCCATGTTTCCCGGACGGAATGGGATGAAATGCGCCAGCCGAATATCCGCTCCCGCAACACATACTGGAAGGAAAACTGGGAGCCGATTCAGGATCAGGTGATCCCGTTTGAAGAAACATTTGATCTGGATGAAGCGATTTCCCTGATCCATACCGGTGGTCATTCCAACGGCCATTCCGTTATGAAAATCAAGGCCGGAGGAGAAACAATTCTCCATATGGCGGATCTGATGCCGACGCATGCCCACCAGAATCCGCTGTGGGTATTGGCATATGATGATTATCCGATGACATCGGTGTTCGCTAAAGAAGAACTTCTGCAAGAAGGTCTCGAAGGCGGCTATTATTTCAGCTTCTACCACGATGGCTTTTACCGTATCGTCAAATGGACAGCGGATGGCAAAGAAATTGTGGAATCGGTGAAAAGGAAAGAACTTAAATTATAAGCTATGTTAAATATCGCTGTTGATTTTCAGCACATCGCTTTCCCGTAGGCGTTTCCGCTTTTTGCTCCATATTTTTTGTAGTAAAAAATCAACACTGTTCTTTAACAGATCCAAATTATGAAGTGATTCAGGACTGTATCTGCATTATGATTTCGACTGGTCATTGCTTCATGAAAAAGGCGCTGCCTGGAGTTACTCCAGGCAGCGCCTTTTCATAATGTGTGACTATACTTTTTTTACATTCAGCACCGCGCCGGTATAGGCATCCGCCAGAAACTCGAATTGTTCCAACTCACCATCGGAATGACGAGTGATACCGCCCCGGTAGACATCTGTTTCTACAGCATATTGCTTATACGGTTCCGGATTCATGACAATCCATGAACCGTCAATCGGCCCTTCAGCTTTAAATGCATTTTTTACATCTTTCAGCACGCGTTCTGCAGCATATTTCGCATCCTGCCGGCTGTAGATTTCTTTAACCAGCAAACCGGCTGCAGCGCCGGCTGCTGTTCCCAAAAAAATATCACTTGTCTTCATCAGGTGTCCCTCCCGCTTTTTATTGGTGATAATTGTAACACACCGGGGGAGTTCAGCGAAACTTTCTTTCGGGTGCCGCAATAAGATGATGGAAATGTTCTGAAAAAGCGGCTACACTAGAAGATGGAAACGTACATAGGAGGTTAAAGCATGAATACTGAAACGCTGGATTTATTTAAAACGTTAACTGAACTTCCCGGAGCACCGGGAAACGAGCATGCCGTGCGGACATTCATGAAAATGCACCTTTCAAAATATGCAGATGAAGTCATCCAGGATAATTTGGGCAGTGTCTTCGGGGTGAAAACGGGGCAGGAAGACGGACCGCGCATCATGGTCGCGGGCCATATGGATGAAGTGGGCTTTATCGTGAAGTCGATTACAGACAATGGCATGATCCGCTTTCAGCCGGCAGGCGGCTGGTGGAGTCAAGTTATGCTGGCACAGCGGGTGGAAGTCGTCACGAACAGCGGTAAAATCCAAGGGGTTATCGGATCGATTCCGCCTCATCTTCTGAGTGATGAAGTCCGCAATAAACCGATGGATATTAAAAATATGCTGATTGATATCGGTGCCGACGACAAGGAACAAGCGGAATCGTTCGGCATACGTCCGGGCCAGCAAATCGTACCTGTTTGTTCCTTCACACCGATGGCAAACCCGAAGAAAATCATGGCAAAAGCATGGGATAACCGCTATGGCTGCGGGCTCGCCATCGAATTGCTGAAAGAATTGCAGGGTGAGACATTGCCGAATAAATTGTTCTCAGGGGCGACCGTCATGGAAGAGGTCGGATTGCGCGGGGCTCAGACTGCAGCGAATTTGATCGATCCGGATCTGTTCTTCGCACTTGACGCCAGCCCGGCAAATGATGCTTCCGGTGATAAAAATGAATTCGGCCAGCTTGGCGAAGGTGCGCTTCTGCGCATTCTCGACCGCAGCATGGTCACACACCGGGGAATGCGGGAATTTATCCTTGATATGGCGGAGACAAACAATATTCCATATCAGTACTTCGTATCCGCCGGCGGAACGGATGCCGGACGGGTCCATCTGTCAAATGATGGGGTGCCGAGTTCGGTGATCGGAATTTGTTCCCGCTATATCCATACGGCTGCATCGGTTATCCACACGGACGATTATGCCGCAGCAAAAGAGCTGCTTGTGAAATTGGTAAAAGCGGCAGACCGCACAACAGTTGAAACAATCCGTCAGAACGGCTGAATAAAAGAGCCGTTCTGGCTCTTTTTTGAATAGGGGGAAACCAAGTGAAAGTTGTTGTTGCATCAAAAAACCCGGCCAAAATCAACGCTGCTGCAGCAGTCCTGCAAAATCTTTCGACTTCCATTCAACTTTCGGGCGTCGAAACGCCATCCGGTGTATCTGAACAGCCCCGCTCTGATGAAGAGACACTTTCGGGTGCGGTGAACCGGGCTGAAACTGCATTGAGGCAAACCGGAGCCGATCTGGCAATCGGGCTCGAGGGCGGCGTACAGGAACAAGGCGGCGTGCTGTACTTATGCAATTGGGGGGCACTTGCTTCGCATGACGGCCCGGTAATAACAGCAGGAGGTGCAAGGATTCCGCTTCCTGAAGAGATTGCCAGGAGAGTGCAGGCCGGCGAGGAACTGGGGCCGGTCATGGACAATTATGCCAATGAAGCGGGCATCCGCAGACATAAAGGTGCTGTCGGTGTCCTGACAGCCGGACTCGTGAACAGGGAAAGTATGTTCGAACATGTCGTCCGTCTGCTGATCGGTCAGTATCAATTTCGCAGCGAGGCAGTTGCAACTCGCGTCAATGAGCATTAAAATAGTTTCATGCAGCATAGCATAAAGTGATTTTGCCTAACCCAAACTGATTAACAGGAGTCAAATCTTATGAGAGAATTAAAATCGATTGAAGAGTTTAATACGATAAAAGCGGAAGGCCCGGCCGTCGTGCTGTTTACAGCAGGCTGGTGTCCGGATTGCCGTGTGATTGAACCGGTTCTTCCGGAGATTGAAGCGGCGTATCCGCAATACGAGTTTGCCGAAGCGGATCGGGACCGGTTTATTGATTTATGTGGAGATCTGGGGATTTTCGGCATACCAAGCTTCATCGCATTTAAAGATGGGGTGGAACTCGGGCGATTTGTCAGTAAGGACCGAAAAACACGAGAAGAAATTGAAGCGTTTCTGGACAGTCTGCAATAAGTAGTGAACGGTTCGGCTGAGGAGGCTGAACCGTTTATTTTTGAACAAGGAGGGCGAAAGCCATGAAGACAGCTGAAGTATTGGCTGAGTTGAAAAAGCGGCTGGATGAACAGCCGCTCACTTGGAGTTATGATCGAGAACACGAGTCAGTTCGGATTGAACATAACACTCTGGGCAAAGGAATGACCCTGTCACTGGGATCCGTTGCTGCGAAAACAGACAACCGGGGCGAAGAAGTCATCGATGAAGTGGCATATACGATTCGAGAGACGTTTACGGCGATGGAGAAGGAAATGAGAGGGGAATTGCCGGAGTCGATGAACATTTTCCCGGTTATCCGTTCTACTTCTTTTCCTTTGGAATCCAAGGAAGGCCATGCGTTCATCACCACGGATCATACAGCGGAAACACGCATATTTTATGCGCTGGATGGCGGCACAGCCTATCGCTTAATTGATGAAAATATGTTAAGTTCATTACAGTTGACAGCTGAACAGGCAAAGGAAATTGCCCGGTTCCAGGTACGGAAACTCCCTGTTTCCCTGAAGGAAGATCAAGTTGCCGGCAATCTGTTTTATTTTATGAATGAAAATGATGGATACGATGCGTCCCGCATACTGAATGATTCGTTTCTGAAAGAAATGCGGGAAAAGATTGAAGGCGATATGACGGTATCGGTTCCGCATCAGGATGTCCTGATTGTCGGGGATATCCGAAATGAGACCGGTTATGATGTGCTCGCACAA
Above is a genomic segment from Planococcus lenghuensis containing:
- a CDS encoding M42 family metallopeptidase; this encodes MNTETLDLFKTLTELPGAPGNEHAVRTFMKMHLSKYADEVIQDNLGSVFGVKTGQEDGPRIMVAGHMDEVGFIVKSITDNGMIRFQPAGGWWSQVMLAQRVEVVTNSGKIQGVIGSIPPHLLSDEVRNKPMDIKNMLIDIGADDKEQAESFGIRPGQQIVPVCSFTPMANPKKIMAKAWDNRYGCGLAIELLKELQGETLPNKLFSGATVMEEVGLRGAQTAANLIDPDLFFALDASPANDASGDKNEFGQLGEGALLRILDRSMVTHRGMREFILDMAETNNIPYQYFVSAGGTDAGRVHLSNDGVPSSVIGICSRYIHTAASVIHTDDYAAAKELLVKLVKAADRTTVETIRQNG
- the dat gene encoding D-amino-acid transaminase, which gives rise to MNWILLDDQLVKEEQVNISKEDRGYQFGDGVYEVIRIYEGDLFTGQEHIDRFYESAQKIRLVIPYTKDVLQKMVHELVEANEVINGYVYMQITRGASPRQHQFPEQGQPVLTGYTKLMERPIELMRNGVHAKFVEDVRWLRCDIKSLNLLGNVLAKQEAMENDCYEAVLHRGETVTEGSSSNVYGIKDGVIYTHPADNHILNGITRREIIAVCAELGIPFEEKAFTKEAAHTMDELFISSTTAEVLPVTVLDAQPIGDGTPGETTRRLQQAFERRLGLKESALA
- a CDS encoding DUF84 family protein; the encoded protein is MKVVVASKNPAKINAAAAVLQNLSTSIQLSGVETPSGVSEQPRSDEETLSGAVNRAETALRQTGADLAIGLEGGVQEQGGVLYLCNWGALASHDGPVITAGGARIPLPEEIARRVQAGEELGPVMDNYANEAGIRRHKGAVGVLTAGLVNRESMFEHVVRLLIGQYQFRSEAVATRVNEH
- the pepV gene encoding dipeptidase PepV → MDWQKEAEKRKDHMISELKELLSIPSVLADPAEDAPFGKDVKQALDWFLEKGRSNGYHTKNTGNKAGHLETGEGDELVGILGHVDIVPAGTGWTKPPFAGTEEDGRLYGRGAIDDKGPTIAAWTALQMVKESGAEFDKRVRLIIGTDEESGFRCMDRYFETEEMPGTGFAPDADFPIINAEKGIAGLVFSQLRLKRPDRLISFRSGERTNMVPDEAVAVLKGTADEFRESFGHFCEAEGITGEVAETDDIVTLTAHGKSAHAMEPDDGKNAGLILAAYLNGKLTDDGQRFVGFLTDSFYGDSRGRALGFNYTDEASGDVTLNPGVIRYQRGSIGTVEVSFRYSVTFPFDQRIHSFVPAEFALDIKSNSLPHHVDENDPFIRTLQRVYEKQTGKTAELLAIGGGTYARVLDKGVAFGMLFPGEADVAHQPDEFVDIENLVKATAIYAEAIYELACKK
- a CDS encoding thioredoxin family protein, whose protein sequence is MRELKSIEEFNTIKAEGPAVVLFTAGWCPDCRVIEPVLPEIEAAYPQYEFAEADRDRFIDLCGDLGIFGIPSFIAFKDGVELGRFVSKDRKTREEIEAFLDSLQ
- the trmB gene encoding tRNA (guanosine(46)-N7)-methyltransferase TrmB gives rise to the protein MRLRNKPRAGAVIGDHPNIVIPEPENHKGKWNEVFGNQHPIHIEVGMGKGQFVLGMAKANPDINYIGIELYDSVLLSALERILDEEEEVPNLRLLNVNAQDMSDFFGKGDISRVYLNFSDPWPKNRHAKRRLTHENFLDLYEQILPEEAEIHFKTDNRGLFEYSLVSMSQYGLILQDVSLDLHANEPEGNVMTEYEEKFSKKGQPIYRLEAKYPKRSS
- the thpR gene encoding RNA 2',3'-cyclic phosphodiesterase, giving the protein MSSHYFIGIRLPEETAASLALQRDSWRLRSHKQLPPAEDLHITLVYIGADPNDELPDVLQALEAVDMAAFEVTVSGAGTFGNPATPRVIYADVQENPHLRELQRQVEAALEPFSLRPDKRPFVPHITLAKKWKGNDPLTEPLTIGIERFTVSEFSLFQVHLDKRPRYEAVRTYELSENASK
- a CDS encoding DUF1444 domain-containing protein, with product MKTAEVLAELKKRLDEQPLTWSYDREHESVRIEHNTLGKGMTLSLGSVAAKTDNRGEEVIDEVAYTIRETFTAMEKEMRGELPESMNIFPVIRSTSFPLESKEGHAFITTDHTAETRIFYALDGGTAYRLIDENMLSSLQLTAEQAKEIARFQVRKLPVSLKEDQVAGNLFYFMNENDGYDASRILNDSFLKEMREKIEGDMTVSVPHQDVLIVGDIRNETGYDVLAQMAMHFFTEGKVPITSLSFVYENDVLEPIFIMAKNRAPKEDGSK
- a CDS encoding YtnP family quorum-quenching lactonase is translated as MEKFDFHGMTLTWLNGGDTFMDGGAMFGVVPKPLWSRKYPVNDKNQIELRCDPILIQKDGRNILVESGAGTGKLNDKQLRNYGVTDQSKLEDSLAELNLTPEDIDVILMTHMHFDHAGGLTKKVGDSFVSAFPNAEIHVSRTEWDEMRQPNIRSRNTYWKENWEPIQDQVIPFEETFDLDEAISLIHTGGHSNGHSVMKIKAGGETILHMADLMPTHAHQNPLWVLAYDDYPMTSVFAKEELLQEGLEGGYYFSFYHDGFYRIVKWTADGKEIVESVKRKELKL
- a CDS encoding PepSY domain-containing protein; the protein is MKTSDIFLGTAAGAAAGLLVKEIYSRQDAKYAAERVLKDVKNAFKAEGPIDGSWIVMNPEPYKQYAVETDVYRGGITRHSDGELEQFEFLADAYTGAVLNVKKV